A stretch of DNA from Cyprinus carpio isolate SPL01 chromosome A25, ASM1834038v1, whole genome shotgun sequence:
aattttaatatgttttagatcattttattttaaatgagaaatgttgtgttaacatttatttatttcaagtgaattatttgtatttatatttattttttatatttatggtttttagttttatttaaatctaataacCCTGTTACCTGCACTTTATTAAAGTGATAAttcatgcataaaaaaattaataaaaaaatattttgtatgatatattataataattattaaatgctaatataattttaaaagtaatcataaactatataattaattttgatatattttaatataattttaaaataatttttaatattttatttcagatagcgGCTTATGTTTGTGCACTTTATTACAGGGATACTTCATGCAAAACAAATCTTCTGTCGAGCATGAATAaaggttaaatattattaaatgtgggtctgttttgtgtctttgttaacgctcagtgtgttgtgattggctcagACGGTGGAAGGTGAAGATCTGAAGCATGACTTCGAGCGCCTGCAGCTGGCCATGGAGATGGTGGGCTTCCTGCCGGCCACCAGAAAACAGTGAGTTACAGCCTGAAAAAACCGAGACAGCTCACCTTAAAATGCTCTCTGCCTGTCAGTCATTTCCTGCGTTAGGGTTTGCCGACATCTGATTCAGCTGGCGATGCTATTAAGGGGGCATTTGGTTGGCTAGTGGACATTAAAGAGGCCGAGGTTTGGATGATGTTTGGAGTTTGCCGatatctgattggctgacgtgCCATTAGAAGTGGGCGAGGGTTTGGATGATGTTTGGGTTTTGCCGACATCTGATTGGCTGGCGATGCCATTAAGAGGCCGGGGTTTGGATGATGTTTGGGGTTTTGCCGACATCTGGTCGCTGGCCCGATGCCATTAGGGGAGGCGGGGTTGTTTGGATGATGATTTAGGTTTTGCCgacatctgattggctgacatgCCATTAAGGGGGGCGGGGTTTGGATGATGTTGGGGTTTGCCgacatctgattggctgacgtgACATTAAGGGGCGGGGTGGTTGGATGATGTTCTCTGTTGTCAGTTTTTCTGCGGTGCTTTATTGAGAGATTTGACTCAGGTTTTGTTCTCCGCAGAATCTTTTCTTTACTGTCTGCGATCCTTCTGCTGGGGAATATCCGTTACAAGAAGAAGACGTACAGAGACGACTCCGTCGATATCTGGAACCCTGAGGTGCTTCCTGTCGTCTCTGAACTGCTGGAGGTGAGGAGCGCCTCCACAAAACATCTGCAGCCCTCTCAACTACTTTTCTCCCCTCTGGAGTCACATGCAG
This window harbors:
- the LOC122135664 gene encoding unconventional myosin-IXAb-like, translated to MPCNPRQHKELDDVEAEAVAGCRCYHGDSRQHQWRRDQSEQTAGRTVEGEDLKHDFERLQLAMEMVGFLPATRKQIFSLLSAILLLGNIRYKKKTYRDDSVDIWNPEVLPVVSELLEVRSASTKHLQPSQLLFSPLESHAVITSLLRREVAVTED